The following are encoded in a window of Terriglobales bacterium genomic DNA:
- a CDS encoding insulinase family protein: MNRALPLSNRFLTLSLTLVLLAGAAAQTAPTAGKKNVPQAPAAPWKRIKVPPLPPFHPPQPVRVQLSNGMVIFLQEDHELPLIDGTLVIRGGGRDVPAAKTGMVGIYSASWRTGGT; the protein is encoded by the coding sequence ATGAATCGCGCACTTCCACTCTCCAACCGTTTCCTGACCTTGAGTCTCACGCTGGTGCTGCTGGCGGGTGCCGCCGCCCAGACCGCGCCCACCGCCGGCAAGAAGAACGTGCCCCAAGCCCCGGCCGCGCCTTGGAAGCGGATCAAGGTCCCGCCCCTGCCCCCCTTCCATCCTCCGCAGCCGGTCCGCGTGCAGTTGTCCAACGGCATGGTGATCTTCCTGCAGGAGGACCACGAGCTGCCGCTGATCGACGGCACCCTGGTCATCCGCGGCGGCGGGCGCGACGTGCCTGCGGCCAAGACCGGGATGGTCGGCATCTACAGCGCCTCCTGGCGCACCGGCGGCACC